From Megalops cyprinoides isolate fMegCyp1 chromosome 18, fMegCyp1.pri, whole genome shotgun sequence, one genomic window encodes:
- the LOC118792915 gene encoding WW domain-binding protein 1 isoform X1, translating into MDYEPDEPIYCELPAEDMTASPQSTDMATINQGMEYQVAGSLPLIGSPKYCPGVNSNVGYLCETGHCCGETGCCTYYYELWWFWLLWTVLILFSCCCAYRHRRAKLRIQQQQRQREINLIAYHGACNYPTSMLDLSFLASFKLPSYEEVAAQPSTPPPPYSTVFALQGGGQYAHAGPSGMTSSQSSDNYTSCSCDSCMATSPCSTSFSVQVTDETDTSNATTPSEAGDPAAPVISTAVPTSPPPAALCAPALPLGDPLGAPAEQREEGEGPSKEPTEDRPSPKPVQSPPKHALFSSNVDFFEPDSHASGASDADDEDVDADESHFRHRRMTGDSGIEVCRCQVESEDEEEGNAEGGKEAGTWTEGEGKEEAHRLHDSADCSNRAQTTQSQTREECTSLCAPAPSLQSEEAVITMESA; encoded by the exons ATGGATTATGAACCAGATGAGCCGATATACTGCGAACTGCCTGCAGAGGAT aTGACAGCATCTCCACAGAGTACAGACATGGCAACCATTAATCAG GGTATGGAATACCAGGTTGCTGGCAGCCTGCCCCTCATTGGTAGCCCAAAGTACTGTCCCGGGGTCAACAGCAATGTTGGATACCTGTGTGAGACTGGGCACTGCTGTGGGGAGACCGGTTGCTGCACCTACTACTATGAGCTCTGGT GGTTCTGGCTGCTCTGGACGGTTCTGATCttgttcagctgctgctgcgcGTACCGCCACCGGCGGGCCAAGCTGAGGATCcagcaacagcagagacagagggagatcaACCTCATAGCCTACCATGGGGCCTGCAACTACCCCACCTCCATGCTGGATCTCA GTTTCTTGGCCTCCTTCAAACTCCCCTCCTACGAAGAGGTGGCGGCTCAGCCCagcacaccccctcctccataCAGCACCGTGTTCGCCCTGCAGGGGGGCGGCCAGTACGCCCATGCTGGCCCCAGTGGCATGACGTCCTCCCAGAGCTCCGACAACTACACCAGCTGCTCCTGTGACTCCTGCATGGCCACCTCCCCCTGCAGCACCTCCTTCTCCGTGCAGGTGACCGATGAGACCGACACCAGCAACGCCACCACGCCCAGCGAGGCGGGCGACCCGGCCGCCCCGGTCATCAGCACTGCTGTgcccacctcccctcctcccgcGGCCCTGTGTGCCCCCGCACTTCCTCTCGGCGACCCACTGGGGGCGCCAGcggagcagagggaggagggagaaggcCCCAGCAAGGAGCCCACGGAAGACCGCCCCTCGCCCAAACCCGTCCAGTCCCCGCCCAAACACGCCCTCTTCTCTTCCAACGTGGACTTCTTCGAGCCCGACAGCCACGCGTCCGGTGCCTCAGACGCAGACGACGAGGACGTCGACGCCGACGAGAGCCACTTCCGCCACCGCCGCATGACGGGCGACTCGGGGATCGAGGTGTGCCGCTGCCAGGTGGAGAGTGAGGACGAGGAAGAGGGGAACGCAGAGGGGGGCAAGGAGGCGGGGACGTGgacggagggggaggggaaggaggaggctCATCGCCTCCATGACAGCGCCGACTGCTCTAACCGAGCCCAGACGACCCAGTCCCAGACAAGGGAGGAGTGCACCAGTCTGTGCGCCCCCGCCCCTTCACTGCAGAGTGAGGAGGCCGTCATCACTATGGAGTCAGCATGA
- the LOC118792915 gene encoding WW domain-binding protein 1 isoform X2, with protein MDYEPDEPIYCELPAEDGMEYQVAGSLPLIGSPKYCPGVNSNVGYLCETGHCCGETGCCTYYYELWWFWLLWTVLILFSCCCAYRHRRAKLRIQQQQRQREINLIAYHGACNYPTSMLDLSFLASFKLPSYEEVAAQPSTPPPPYSTVFALQGGGQYAHAGPSGMTSSQSSDNYTSCSCDSCMATSPCSTSFSVQVTDETDTSNATTPSEAGDPAAPVISTAVPTSPPPAALCAPALPLGDPLGAPAEQREEGEGPSKEPTEDRPSPKPVQSPPKHALFSSNVDFFEPDSHASGASDADDEDVDADESHFRHRRMTGDSGIEVCRCQVESEDEEEGNAEGGKEAGTWTEGEGKEEAHRLHDSADCSNRAQTTQSQTREECTSLCAPAPSLQSEEAVITMESA; from the exons ATGGATTATGAACCAGATGAGCCGATATACTGCGAACTGCCTGCAGAGGAT GGTATGGAATACCAGGTTGCTGGCAGCCTGCCCCTCATTGGTAGCCCAAAGTACTGTCCCGGGGTCAACAGCAATGTTGGATACCTGTGTGAGACTGGGCACTGCTGTGGGGAGACCGGTTGCTGCACCTACTACTATGAGCTCTGGT GGTTCTGGCTGCTCTGGACGGTTCTGATCttgttcagctgctgctgcgcGTACCGCCACCGGCGGGCCAAGCTGAGGATCcagcaacagcagagacagagggagatcaACCTCATAGCCTACCATGGGGCCTGCAACTACCCCACCTCCATGCTGGATCTCA GTTTCTTGGCCTCCTTCAAACTCCCCTCCTACGAAGAGGTGGCGGCTCAGCCCagcacaccccctcctccataCAGCACCGTGTTCGCCCTGCAGGGGGGCGGCCAGTACGCCCATGCTGGCCCCAGTGGCATGACGTCCTCCCAGAGCTCCGACAACTACACCAGCTGCTCCTGTGACTCCTGCATGGCCACCTCCCCCTGCAGCACCTCCTTCTCCGTGCAGGTGACCGATGAGACCGACACCAGCAACGCCACCACGCCCAGCGAGGCGGGCGACCCGGCCGCCCCGGTCATCAGCACTGCTGTgcccacctcccctcctcccgcGGCCCTGTGTGCCCCCGCACTTCCTCTCGGCGACCCACTGGGGGCGCCAGcggagcagagggaggagggagaaggcCCCAGCAAGGAGCCCACGGAAGACCGCCCCTCGCCCAAACCCGTCCAGTCCCCGCCCAAACACGCCCTCTTCTCTTCCAACGTGGACTTCTTCGAGCCCGACAGCCACGCGTCCGGTGCCTCAGACGCAGACGACGAGGACGTCGACGCCGACGAGAGCCACTTCCGCCACCGCCGCATGACGGGCGACTCGGGGATCGAGGTGTGCCGCTGCCAGGTGGAGAGTGAGGACGAGGAAGAGGGGAACGCAGAGGGGGGCAAGGAGGCGGGGACGTGgacggagggggaggggaaggaggaggctCATCGCCTCCATGACAGCGCCGACTGCTCTAACCGAGCCCAGACGACCCAGTCCCAGACAAGGGAGGAGTGCACCAGTCTGTGCGCCCCCGCCCCTTCACTGCAGAGTGAGGAGGCCGTCATCACTATGGAGTCAGCATGA
- the LOC118792915 gene encoding WW domain-binding protein 1 isoform X3, which produces MTASPQSTDMATINQGMEYQVAGSLPLIGSPKYCPGVNSNVGYLCETGHCCGETGCCTYYYELWWFWLLWTVLILFSCCCAYRHRRAKLRIQQQQRQREINLIAYHGACNYPTSMLDLSFLASFKLPSYEEVAAQPSTPPPPYSTVFALQGGGQYAHAGPSGMTSSQSSDNYTSCSCDSCMATSPCSTSFSVQVTDETDTSNATTPSEAGDPAAPVISTAVPTSPPPAALCAPALPLGDPLGAPAEQREEGEGPSKEPTEDRPSPKPVQSPPKHALFSSNVDFFEPDSHASGASDADDEDVDADESHFRHRRMTGDSGIEVCRCQVESEDEEEGNAEGGKEAGTWTEGEGKEEAHRLHDSADCSNRAQTTQSQTREECTSLCAPAPSLQSEEAVITMESA; this is translated from the exons aTGACAGCATCTCCACAGAGTACAGACATGGCAACCATTAATCAG GGTATGGAATACCAGGTTGCTGGCAGCCTGCCCCTCATTGGTAGCCCAAAGTACTGTCCCGGGGTCAACAGCAATGTTGGATACCTGTGTGAGACTGGGCACTGCTGTGGGGAGACCGGTTGCTGCACCTACTACTATGAGCTCTGGT GGTTCTGGCTGCTCTGGACGGTTCTGATCttgttcagctgctgctgcgcGTACCGCCACCGGCGGGCCAAGCTGAGGATCcagcaacagcagagacagagggagatcaACCTCATAGCCTACCATGGGGCCTGCAACTACCCCACCTCCATGCTGGATCTCA GTTTCTTGGCCTCCTTCAAACTCCCCTCCTACGAAGAGGTGGCGGCTCAGCCCagcacaccccctcctccataCAGCACCGTGTTCGCCCTGCAGGGGGGCGGCCAGTACGCCCATGCTGGCCCCAGTGGCATGACGTCCTCCCAGAGCTCCGACAACTACACCAGCTGCTCCTGTGACTCCTGCATGGCCACCTCCCCCTGCAGCACCTCCTTCTCCGTGCAGGTGACCGATGAGACCGACACCAGCAACGCCACCACGCCCAGCGAGGCGGGCGACCCGGCCGCCCCGGTCATCAGCACTGCTGTgcccacctcccctcctcccgcGGCCCTGTGTGCCCCCGCACTTCCTCTCGGCGACCCACTGGGGGCGCCAGcggagcagagggaggagggagaaggcCCCAGCAAGGAGCCCACGGAAGACCGCCCCTCGCCCAAACCCGTCCAGTCCCCGCCCAAACACGCCCTCTTCTCTTCCAACGTGGACTTCTTCGAGCCCGACAGCCACGCGTCCGGTGCCTCAGACGCAGACGACGAGGACGTCGACGCCGACGAGAGCCACTTCCGCCACCGCCGCATGACGGGCGACTCGGGGATCGAGGTGTGCCGCTGCCAGGTGGAGAGTGAGGACGAGGAAGAGGGGAACGCAGAGGGGGGCAAGGAGGCGGGGACGTGgacggagggggaggggaaggaggaggctCATCGCCTCCATGACAGCGCCGACTGCTCTAACCGAGCCCAGACGACCCAGTCCCAGACAAGGGAGGAGTGCACCAGTCTGTGCGCCCCCGCCCCTTCACTGCAGAGTGAGGAGGCCGTCATCACTATGGAGTCAGCATGA